One Asticcacaulis sp. MM231 DNA segment encodes these proteins:
- a CDS encoding methyl-accepting chemotaxis protein, translating to MSIFPFFQRSKALRLPQSADVSVCETPVAKPVFEAASQPEGSSLGKAHEYLCNVLGLNDVQAKILDVVIHEISDVRTDIDENFSELSTRFTNLAQTSRDQTSLIRELAQGVENIQMGSVSVPIEQVVDSMGQALSEFVEKIVFISSRSVNMVYTLDDVMAEIVHVENSIKAIDRINTQTNILAINAKIEAVHAGDVGLGFSVVADEVRELARNVSALSDDLKARIALVSKGLNKGYELLCEIAEVDTSGQNLTVNQTINSMMRALVDQSVSMKTMLETSTEAAVAITNDISSAVVMMQFQDRATQRLDTAVKAINTLVDALRRVDMETHETLDITHGTAFGQTLSDDVLDQCTLGSVHESLLNSLGRHSQESQASFSTTTCRPPVDAGDVDLF from the coding sequence ATGAGTATTTTTCCCTTTTTCCAACGGTCTAAGGCCTTGCGCTTGCCGCAGTCTGCCGACGTTTCCGTATGCGAAACTCCAGTGGCAAAGCCGGTGTTCGAAGCAGCGTCACAGCCGGAAGGTTCTTCCTTAGGGAAGGCGCACGAATATTTGTGCAACGTGCTTGGGCTAAATGACGTCCAGGCGAAGATACTGGATGTGGTCATCCACGAAATTTCTGATGTTCGCACAGATATAGATGAAAATTTTTCTGAACTTTCAACACGTTTCACCAATCTGGCGCAGACGTCGCGGGATCAAACGAGCCTTATCCGTGAGCTGGCGCAAGGTGTGGAAAACATTCAGATGGGGAGCGTGTCGGTTCCCATCGAACAGGTTGTGGATAGTATGGGGCAGGCCCTGTCCGAATTCGTCGAAAAAATTGTGTTCATATCGTCGCGCAGTGTCAACATGGTGTACACGCTCGACGATGTCATGGCAGAGATCGTACATGTTGAAAACAGTATTAAGGCGATAGACCGGATCAACACGCAAACCAATATACTGGCCATTAATGCCAAAATCGAAGCCGTCCATGCCGGTGACGTTGGTCTAGGCTTCAGCGTTGTGGCAGACGAGGTGCGCGAATTGGCGCGCAATGTCAGTGCTCTCTCGGATGATTTGAAAGCACGTATAGCCTTAGTCTCAAAAGGGCTCAATAAAGGTTATGAGCTGTTGTGCGAAATTGCCGAAGTCGACACGTCCGGGCAAAACCTGACCGTCAACCAAACTATAAATAGTATGATGCGGGCGCTGGTTGATCAAAGCGTCAGTATGAAAACTATGCTGGAAACCAGTACAGAGGCTGCGGTTGCGATTACGAATGACATTTCCTCGGCCGTTGTCATGATGCAGTTCCAGGACCGGGCGACCCAAAGATTGGATACGGCTGTCAAGGCGATCAATACGCTGGTTGACGCCTTGCGGCGGGTTGATATGGAGACCCATGAGACTCTCGATATCACGCATGGAACAGCTTTTGGCCAGACATTGAGTGACGATGTGCTGGACCAATGCACACTGGGCTCTGTCCACGAGAGCCTGTTGAACTCATTGGGACGCCATTCACAGGAATCTCAAGCATCATTTTCAACGACAACGTGTCGTCCCCCGGTTGATGCAGGTGATGTCGATTTGTTCTGA
- a CDS encoding STAS domain-containing protein, with product MRSQINELNGVLTATLSDSLTFADHGLFRKLLEDVQASTCLQCVFNLSELKLIDSSGLGMMMIAIEESKKNGWKLSVADANGPVLQLLQLSRLDKLLMQ from the coding sequence ATGCGTTCACAAATTAATGAGTTAAATGGCGTGCTCACAGCCACCCTGTCCGATAGCTTGACATTTGCTGATCATGGGCTTTTCCGCAAACTGCTGGAGGATGTACAGGCCTCGACATGCCTTCAGTGCGTGTTCAATTTATCAGAATTAAAGCTGATCGACTCTTCGGGCTTAGGCATGATGATGATCGCCATCGAAGAATCCAAAAAAAACGGTTGGAAATTGAGCGTTGCCGATGCAAATGGCCCCGTATTGCAGCTCTTGCAGCTATCCCGCCTAGATAAGCTTTTAATGCAGTAG
- a CDS encoding PP2C family protein-serine/threonine phosphatase, which yields MARARSQAEITDLLPDDALLGHCRRHYGLSIESVFLSDPPIGGDLWGLLPIDEGRLAIFCVDVCGHGPEVAPHTRYVYDLLHSGAVDIADPAEVLHLLNLRLHGFLPRGRFVAIWYSVIDVDKNTLSWSASTFMPQLYRAGGASGFAFLPGEGFPLGFRSESDYVVHQRPFFSGATLVLYSDALVETPLPPDSVFTTQSLRTFLNAQAEDSSARQLANAVIERLDVPRERLTDDLTLVVLFRC from the coding sequence ATGGCTCGCGCGCGTTCCCAAGCGGAAATAACAGACCTACTTCCTGATGACGCCCTCCTCGGTCACTGTCGCCGGCATTATGGTCTGAGTATCGAAAGTGTCTTCCTGTCCGATCCCCCCATCGGCGGAGATCTATGGGGCTTATTGCCCATCGATGAAGGCCGGCTTGCCATTTTTTGTGTTGATGTCTGCGGCCACGGCCCTGAAGTCGCGCCACATACCCGTTACGTATATGATCTGCTGCATTCGGGCGCTGTCGATATTGCAGATCCGGCCGAAGTCCTTCACCTGCTCAATTTACGTTTGCACGGGTTTTTGCCGCGCGGTCGCTTTGTTGCCATTTGGTATAGCGTTATAGATGTCGATAAAAATACCCTCAGTTGGTCGGCATCAACCTTTATGCCGCAGCTTTACCGTGCCGGTGGGGCATCGGGTTTTGCATTTTTGCCCGGTGAAGGCTTTCCATTGGGATTTAGATCAGAAAGCGATTATGTCGTGCATCAACGCCCGTTTTTTTCGGGCGCTACGTTGGTTCTGTACAGTGATGCCCTGGTCGAAACCCCCTTACCGCCGGATTCTGTTTTTACGACACAGAGCTTGCGCACATTTTTGAATGCACAAGCCGAAGACAGTTCAGCGCGGCAGCTTGCCAACGCCGTTATTGAGCGTCTTGATGTTCCAAGGGAACGATTGACCGACGACCTGACTCTAGTGGTTTTGTTCAGATGTTAG
- a CDS encoding site-specific integrase — MDSTNPKPPNARVAMALAKSQAYQDAADAPATLRAYASDVANFEAWCQRNSLTALPATPEVVGAYLAAAGEGYAMQTLRRRVAAIARASGVAGHPLDTKHPAIRETLRGIGRIHGSRGRKAAALTTSELKALSRVCEDSLTGDRDRALLLVAFAGALRRSELVGLDAEKLTWFEDGVKLLLEKSKTDKDGKGAEVVIVYGRHEATCPVRALRLWLDAAKISFGPVFRKVNKAGRVEARRLSEDAVRQILLRRAALAGIKGTLGEPVSPHGLRAGFVTTAYRNGVSDEEIMGHTRHRSLTTMRSYVRRAKLKSTEPAGKLGL, encoded by the coding sequence ATGGACAGCACAAATCCGAAACCACCAAACGCGCGTGTCGCCATGGCTCTGGCGAAATCACAAGCTTACCAGGACGCGGCTGATGCGCCAGCCACACTGCGCGCTTATGCGTCGGATGTGGCGAATTTCGAGGCCTGGTGTCAACGCAACAGTCTGACGGCGCTTCCTGCGACGCCTGAGGTCGTTGGCGCATATCTGGCGGCCGCTGGTGAAGGCTACGCCATGCAGACCCTGCGACGCCGGGTGGCCGCCATTGCTCGTGCGTCCGGCGTCGCGGGCCATCCGCTGGATACAAAACATCCGGCGATCCGTGAGACGCTGCGCGGCATCGGCCGGATACACGGCAGCCGCGGACGAAAGGCTGCAGCGCTAACCACGTCAGAACTCAAGGCGCTGAGCCGCGTATGCGAGGACAGTCTTACAGGTGATCGTGATCGAGCGCTGCTGCTGGTGGCGTTCGCCGGCGCGCTACGACGATCTGAGCTGGTTGGGCTGGACGCCGAGAAATTGACGTGGTTCGAGGACGGCGTGAAATTGCTGCTGGAGAAATCCAAGACCGACAAGGACGGCAAAGGCGCCGAGGTCGTCATCGTCTATGGGCGACATGAGGCCACCTGCCCTGTCAGGGCGCTTCGCCTATGGCTAGACGCGGCAAAAATTAGCTTCGGGCCCGTGTTCCGAAAGGTTAACAAGGCCGGTCGTGTCGAGGCGCGCCGTCTCAGCGAAGATGCGGTGCGGCAGATATTGTTACGTCGCGCCGCCCTGGCCGGGATTAAGGGAACGCTTGGTGAACCGGTCAGCCCTCACGGACTGCGCGCCGGATTTGTCACAACGGCTTACCGCAATGGTGTTTCTGACGAAGAAATCATGGGACACACCCGCCATCGTAGCCTGACCACCATGCGCAGCTACGTCAGACGCGCGAAGCTGAAATCAACAGAGCCGGCCGGAAAGCTAGGCCTATAA
- a CDS encoding type II toxin-antitoxin system VapC family toxin, whose product MLRYMLDTNLCIRVLRDRPQSIRERFNAEADGLCISTIILAELLHGAEKSDRPAFNRTKVEQFAARLEVVPFGSEAAAHAADIRAFLERKGTPIGGYDVLIAGHARSRGLIVVTGNLGEFSRVEGLRSEDWLSSDPVSN is encoded by the coding sequence GTGCTTCGATATATGCTTGATACCAATTTATGCATCAGAGTGCTCAGAGACAGGCCACAGTCTATCCGCGAACGGTTTAACGCGGAGGCGGATGGGCTTTGTATCTCGACGATTATATTGGCGGAATTGTTACACGGCGCAGAAAAATCTGATCGTCCAGCTTTCAACCGGACAAAAGTCGAACAGTTTGCTGCACGGCTAGAGGTTGTCCCGTTTGGGTCTGAAGCTGCCGCCCATGCAGCAGACATTCGAGCATTCTTGGAACGTAAAGGTACGCCGATCGGCGGTTATGACGTACTCATTGCGGGCCATGCACGTAGCAGAGGCCTCATTGTTGTTACGGGAAACCTAGGAGAGTTTTCTCGTGTTGAAGGACTTCGCAGCGAAGATTGGCTATCGTCCGATCCGGTATCAAACTGA
- the vapB gene encoding type II toxin-antitoxin system VapB family antitoxin — translation MTRTTLFHSNRSQAVRLPKDVAFPEGVKDVTILREGARRIIVPSNSIWDDFFSAPGIDLGERSQPTEQVREGF, via the coding sequence ATGACGCGGACAACCTTGTTTCATTCGAATCGCTCGCAGGCAGTTCGTTTGCCTAAGGATGTGGCTTTTCCGGAAGGGGTCAAAGATGTGACTATTCTGAGGGAAGGGGCGCGTCGCATTATCGTACCGTCGAATAGTATCTGGGACGATTTTTTTTCGGCGCCAGGCATTGATCTTGGAGAGCGCAGCCAACCAACCGAACAAGTCCGTGAGGGCTTTTAG
- a CDS encoding methyl-accepting chemotaxis protein, whose translation MKFQDLRIRTKLLVLIAMMSLVTAGIAAFGVSKISFLNQNLETVDTVNSAATLGARMNQNTIIMNRSEYRVAADPSPETIKAARAVADKNIAQFKERLAKSAETADADEKKQLEAIAAQYDQYVSGLNKTYDLAAQLGGQISLSEGQRTIVDHVKTNREQADKLQAAVKAYVDHVDARGTKTADDAKTQGNAAIMVMIGVAVGGVMFGIVIGMLMANFGISIPLNRSVDELRKLADGRLDTIVTGADRGDECGDIAKGLAIFRENAVKARDLEADAANQKHLAEVNRKKMMMKLADDFEKSVGSIVGLVSSAATEMQASAAQLSATAQETSAQSVAVSAAAEEAGTNVTSVAGAAEELGASVAEIGRQVERSSQISNEAVQEASRAAMVVSELSSVSSSIGSVVDMINTIASQTNLLALNATINPPAPGKPAKGLRLWRQKSSNWPAKPAVPRRIYLRKSPLFRKRQRAQ comes from the coding sequence ATGAAATTTCAAGACCTCCGTATAAGAACAAAACTTCTGGTGCTTATCGCTATGATGAGCCTTGTTACTGCAGGGATTGCTGCCTTCGGCGTCAGCAAGATTAGCTTTCTGAACCAGAATCTTGAAACCGTAGATACGGTCAATAGCGCGGCAACGCTGGGCGCGCGCATGAATCAAAACACGATCATTATGAACCGGTCTGAGTATCGCGTCGCTGCAGACCCTTCGCCTGAAACGATCAAAGCGGCCCGGGCGGTTGCCGATAAGAACATCGCTCAATTCAAGGAGCGTTTGGCGAAATCCGCCGAAACCGCCGATGCGGATGAAAAAAAACAACTCGAAGCGATCGCTGCTCAATATGATCAGTATGTAAGCGGCTTAAACAAAACCTATGACCTCGCAGCACAACTCGGCGGCCAGATATCTTTGTCCGAAGGCCAGCGCACGATCGTCGATCATGTGAAAACCAACCGGGAACAGGCCGATAAACTCCAAGCCGCCGTCAAGGCTTACGTCGATCATGTCGATGCACGTGGCACAAAGACCGCCGATGACGCGAAGACACAAGGCAATGCGGCGATCATGGTCATGATTGGCGTCGCGGTCGGCGGCGTGATGTTTGGCATTGTCATCGGCATGTTGATGGCAAATTTCGGTATCTCCATCCCTTTGAACCGGTCGGTGGACGAGCTTCGTAAGCTTGCCGATGGCCGCCTTGATACGATCGTGACCGGCGCAGATCGCGGGGATGAGTGTGGTGATATCGCCAAGGGCCTGGCGATCTTCCGCGAAAATGCCGTGAAAGCCCGCGACCTCGAGGCCGACGCCGCCAACCAAAAACACCTGGCCGAGGTTAATCGCAAGAAAATGATGATGAAACTGGCAGATGATTTCGAAAAGTCGGTTGGCAGTATTGTGGGCCTTGTCTCGTCTGCTGCCACGGAAATGCAGGCTTCGGCGGCACAACTCAGCGCCACAGCTCAGGAAACCTCCGCCCAGTCGGTCGCCGTCTCGGCCGCTGCGGAAGAGGCCGGCACCAACGTCACCTCGGTCGCGGGCGCTGCGGAAGAACTGGGAGCCTCGGTCGCAGAAATCGGAAGACAGGTTGAGCGCTCGTCACAGATTTCGAATGAAGCGGTCCAGGAAGCCAGTCGCGCGGCCATGGTTGTGAGCGAACTAAGTTCGGTGTCATCAAGCATCGGTAGCGTGGTTGATATGATCAACACTATCGCCAGCCAGACCAATCTTTTGGCGCTCAACGCGACGATAAATCCGCCCGCGCCGGGGAAGCCGGCAAAGGGTTTGCGGTTGTGGCGTCAGAAGTCAAGCAACTGGCCGGCCAAACCAGCCGTGCCACGACGGATATATCTGAGAAAATCGCCCTTATTCAGGAAGCGACAACGCGCGCAGTAA
- a CDS encoding methyl-accepting chemotaxis protein has translation MASEVKQLAGQTSRATTDISEKIALIQEATTRAVNAIQGISDTIADINNTSSIIASAVDQQGAATREIVQAVSQASIGTAEVTSNITGVAHAAEQTGDAASQVLNASGELAGQAERLHQEMDKFLTTVRAA, from the coding sequence GTGGCGTCAGAAGTCAAGCAACTGGCCGGCCAAACCAGCCGTGCCACGACGGATATATCTGAGAAAATCGCCCTTATTCAGGAAGCGACAACGCGCGCAGTAAATGCAATTCAAGGTATCAGCGACACCATCGCAGACATCAACAACACGAGCAGCATCATTGCGTCAGCGGTGGACCAACAAGGCGCGGCCACGCGCGAGATCGTCCAGGCGGTCTCCCAGGCGTCGATCGGCACAGCCGAGGTGACATCGAACATCACCGGCGTGGCGCATGCGGCCGAGCAAACAGGGGACGCGGCCTCGCAGGTACTAAATGCATCCGGGGAACTAGCCGGCCAAGCGGAACGACTGCATCAGGAGATGGACAAGTTCCTGACGACGGTCAGAGCCGCGTAA
- a CDS encoding helix-turn-helix domain-containing protein, with protein MTTPSEICDTGCGLNATLRVISGRWKPLVLFFLRDGPKRYGELKRLVQGVSDKVLIQQLKDLEGDRVLARTDYKEVPPRVDYTLTPLGISLAAAIVPLCTWGTENAAQMASIFAERDALP; from the coding sequence ATGACAACTCCCTCCGAAATTTGCGACACTGGCTGCGGGCTCAACGCTACGCTTCGCGTCATCTCTGGCAGGTGGAAGCCACTAGTCCTCTTTTTCTTGCGTGACGGCCCGAAGCGCTATGGCGAGCTCAAACGCTTGGTTCAGGGCGTCAGCGACAAGGTATTGATCCAACAGTTGAAGGACCTTGAGGGGGATCGTGTGTTGGCGAGGACCGACTATAAAGAGGTGCCGCCACGCGTCGATTACACGCTGACTCCGCTGGGAATCAGCTTGGCCGCCGCAATTGTCCCGCTGTGTACGTGGGGAACCGAAAACGCAGCTCAGATGGCAAGCATTTTTGCCGAACGTGACGCGCTGCCCTAG
- a CDS encoding SDR family oxidoreductase, producing the protein MTRLNGKTAVITGGATGIGLAAAKRFIEEGAFVFIFGRRQDVLDTAVAALGPNARSVKGSVSDEADLDRLYAAAKAERGSLDIVFANAGAGSQARLGAITAEHIDEHFDTNVKGTIFTVQKALPLMGPGGSIILTGSSAGTTGAPGFTAYSASKAAVRNLARTWAEDLKGTGIRVNVLSPGATATELAKAALGAEGQKAFAAMTPLLRMADPVEIGAVAAFLASSDSSFMTASEVAVDGGLAQL; encoded by the coding sequence ATGACCAGACTAAATGGAAAGACCGCCGTGATTACCGGCGGCGCGACCGGCATCGGCCTTGCCGCTGCCAAGCGTTTTATCGAGGAGGGCGCCTTCGTCTTCATCTTCGGTCGGCGGCAGGACGTGCTCGACACCGCTGTAGCCGCTCTTGGCCCCAATGCCCGCTCGGTGAAGGGCTCTGTCTCGGATGAGGCGGACCTCGACCGGCTCTACGCGGCCGCGAAGGCCGAGCGCGGTAGCCTCGACATTGTCTTCGCCAATGCCGGCGCTGGAAGTCAGGCCCGCCTCGGCGCGATCACCGCCGAACACATTGATGAACACTTCGATACCAATGTGAAGGGTACGATCTTTACGGTTCAGAAAGCCTTGCCACTGATGGGCCCGGGCGGATCGATCATCCTGACCGGATCGAGCGCCGGCACAACGGGCGCGCCGGGATTTACCGCCTATAGTGCGAGCAAGGCCGCCGTGCGCAACCTCGCGCGAACCTGGGCGGAGGATCTGAAGGGCACTGGCATCCGGGTCAACGTGCTGTCACCTGGAGCGACGGCGACCGAACTTGCGAAGGCAGCGCTTGGCGCAGAGGGCCAGAAGGCCTTCGCCGCGATGACTCCGCTCCTGCGCATGGCCGATCCGGTGGAGATTGGGGCTGTGGCCGCCTTTCTCGCGTCGTCGGACTCAAGCTTCATGACCGCCAGTGAGGTCGCCGTCGACGGCGGCCTGGCGCAACTCTGA
- a CDS encoding NADPH-dependent F420 reductase, whose translation MSYAIIGFGHVGQALAKAFARKGIDVSVATSHAPESFAAAAAAIGPTIVPKTLAEAVKADIIFLAVRFESHPDVAKALPTWQGKTIVDVTNAYGVPLEKLGGQPSAKVVANAFPGAKLVKGFNHLVASLLEQDPAVHGGRRVVFLTSDDDGAANEIGALAEKLGFAPIKLGGVSEGGLLVQAHGNKWGQLIFKDLVKFDG comes from the coding sequence ATGAGCTACGCAATCATCGGCTTTGGCCATGTCGGTCAGGCTCTGGCCAAGGCGTTTGCCCGCAAGGGCATCGACGTATCCGTCGCCACCTCGCACGCCCCGGAAAGCTTCGCGGCCGCAGCGGCCGCCATCGGACCCACCATTGTTCCCAAAACTTTGGCGGAAGCCGTCAAGGCGGACATCATCTTTCTGGCTGTACGTTTCGAGTCGCACCCGGATGTCGCAAAGGCGCTGCCCACCTGGCAGGGCAAGACCATCGTCGATGTAACCAATGCCTATGGCGTGCCCCTGGAGAAACTGGGAGGACAGCCTTCGGCCAAGGTTGTCGCAAATGCATTTCCTGGCGCTAAACTGGTCAAGGGCTTCAATCATCTTGTCGCCAGCCTTCTTGAGCAAGATCCGGCCGTTCATGGTGGAAGGCGCGTCGTGTTCCTGACGAGTGACGATGATGGTGCAGCAAACGAGATCGGTGCACTCGCGGAAAAGCTCGGCTTCGCACCGATCAAACTAGGCGGGGTGTCCGAAGGCGGACTGCTTGTCCAGGCGCACGGAAATAAGTGGGGGCAACTGATCTTTAAGGACCTGGTCAAGTTCGATGGATAA